One window of the Rhodococcus sovatensis genome contains the following:
- a CDS encoding AraC family transcriptional regulator translates to MSEVNDAGADVLSSILSPLRLRGVYHSDCRLHQGWALRGTQEPRALIHYMLDGNAVVSLGADAQHHLAAGDLAIFPRGAAHIVSGEATSTAVNISDLLPARGPGTTAALTLGDHSTPQIGRMLCGGLDYDVSAEYLLYRMLPDVMIVRRDRVVEQPLLGHLLRGILAETDAPGNGTETVQLRSFELAYLLGLRLALNDDVDAHVGRALRHPRLGRALITMNMDYAKPWTVRSLAELSGLPQSTFAREFTTTIGRTPAVYLRDRRLLETRRLLESSTDSLERIARAVGYGSTIGLHQAFTREFGLTPGKYRSTRVCSS, encoded by the coding sequence ATGTCGGAAGTCAACGACGCTGGTGCGGATGTTCTGAGTTCGATTCTCTCGCCTTTGCGGCTTCGCGGGGTGTACCACTCGGACTGCCGTCTGCATCAGGGCTGGGCATTGCGAGGCACGCAAGAACCGCGTGCCTTGATCCACTACATGCTCGATGGCAACGCCGTGGTCTCGCTCGGAGCCGATGCTCAGCATCACCTCGCCGCGGGAGACTTGGCGATCTTTCCGCGTGGTGCAGCCCATATCGTTTCCGGCGAAGCAACTTCGACGGCGGTGAACATCAGCGATCTGCTTCCAGCACGTGGCCCCGGCACGACGGCCGCTCTCACGCTGGGTGATCATTCTACTCCGCAGATCGGCCGAATGCTCTGTGGCGGGCTCGATTACGACGTGTCCGCGGAATACCTGCTGTATCGGATGTTGCCCGATGTGATGATCGTACGGCGCGATCGGGTTGTCGAGCAGCCGTTGCTCGGACACCTTCTGCGCGGAATCCTCGCTGAAACGGATGCTCCGGGGAATGGGACGGAGACTGTGCAGCTTCGATCGTTCGAGCTCGCATATCTGCTCGGACTGCGGCTTGCGCTGAACGACGACGTCGACGCTCATGTTGGGAGGGCGCTGCGTCACCCGCGGCTTGGTAGGGCGTTGATCACGATGAATATGGACTACGCCAAGCCGTGGACCGTGCGCTCTCTCGCTGAGTTGAGTGGATTGCCGCAGTCGACGTTTGCGCGTGAGTTCACGACGACGATCGGCCGCACTCCGGCCGTGTACTTGCGTGATCGGAGGCTGCTGGAAACGCGGAGGCTCCTCGAGAGCAGTACCGATTCGCTGGAGAGAATCGCCCGGGCAGTCGGCTATGGCAGCACCATCGGGCTTCATCAGGCGTTCACCAGGGAGTTCGGTCTCACCCCGGGCAAATACCGAAGCACGCGTGTCTGCTCGAGCTGA
- a CDS encoding DUF2235 domain-containing protein, with translation MAESLGDTSKRLIVCCDGTWKRSDDRDVSNIEKIARAIDTRPTQGKPIQVVHYTAGVGTGATVMERGLGGALGLGLNISLIGAYRFLALNYLPGDEIFIFGFSRGAYTARSLVGMIDTIGLLTPEGVGKNKLREAISVYRGRAHPGEIDLPAEELVQKFRENCHPFDKVTVEFLGVFDTVGALGIPGITRRKHRFHCVAMPSSIRVHTARQALALHERRRAYTPAVWSQKGKKHDDLKQVWFDGVHSDIGGGYSESKFSDRTLLWMLNEAKLRGMRINDSSIVENLQLCREDPRHNTLTLGHKILNAFSWTREKLRLKSRLTGKFRNGFRVLETTSSNESGDPSIRIADVSRERRTERAEGAVRNPNYNKWVDLLKSRQIPECDRVEPTPEISADGQIVWKLPDPSSRHPEDPLQPMGAPERRP, from the coding sequence ATGGCTGAGTCACTCGGCGACACCAGCAAGCGATTGATCGTGTGCTGCGATGGCACCTGGAAGCGGTCCGACGACCGAGACGTCTCCAACATCGAGAAGATTGCCCGTGCGATCGACACGAGGCCCACGCAAGGAAAGCCGATTCAGGTTGTTCACTACACCGCGGGAGTTGGCACCGGCGCGACTGTCATGGAACGCGGGTTGGGTGGCGCCCTGGGGCTCGGTCTCAACATTTCGCTGATCGGGGCCTATCGTTTTCTCGCCCTCAATTACTTGCCGGGTGACGAAATTTTCATCTTCGGTTTCAGTCGAGGTGCCTACACAGCGCGGAGCCTTGTGGGAATGATCGACACCATCGGTTTGCTTACCCCTGAGGGGGTGGGGAAGAACAAGCTTCGCGAGGCGATCAGCGTCTACCGCGGACGAGCGCATCCTGGCGAGATCGACTTGCCTGCCGAGGAACTGGTCCAGAAGTTCCGAGAAAATTGTCACCCCTTCGATAAGGTTACGGTCGAATTTCTAGGAGTATTCGATACCGTTGGTGCACTGGGGATTCCAGGAATAACCAGGCGCAAACATCGATTCCATTGCGTCGCGATGCCGAGTTCGATACGGGTGCACACAGCGCGGCAAGCACTCGCTCTGCATGAGCGTCGTCGGGCATACACGCCTGCCGTATGGTCGCAGAAGGGTAAGAAACACGACGATCTGAAACAGGTGTGGTTCGACGGCGTACACAGTGATATCGGGGGCGGATATTCCGAAAGTAAATTCTCGGATCGCACGCTCCTGTGGATGCTCAACGAAGCGAAATTGCGCGGGATGAGAATCAACGACAGTTCGATCGTCGAGAATCTGCAGCTGTGCAGGGAAGATCCTCGCCACAACACGTTGACCTTGGGGCACAAGATCCTCAATGCGTTCAGTTGGACGCGGGAAAAACTCCGTCTGAAGAGCAGGCTGACGGGAAAGTTCAGGAACGGGTTCCGCGTTCTCGAAACGACAAGTAGCAACGAAAGCGGTGACCCATCCATCCGAATCGCCGACGTCTCACGTGAGCGGCGGACCGAGAGGGCGGAAGGTGCGGTTCGTAATCCGAACTACAACAAGTGGGTCGACTTGTTGAAGAGCCGTCAGATTCCTGAATGCGATCGAGTGGAACCGACTCCCGAGATCTCCGCCGATGGGCAAATCGTTTGGAAGCTCCCGGATCCAAGTTCTCGACACCCTGAGGACCCGTTGCAGCCGATGGGCGCACCAGAACGGAGACCCTGA
- a CDS encoding YunG family protein, with translation MPRVSLTQLTAALRESWGPDTCAPEDVSSWTEANPSRGQCATTAIVVHDYFGGDLVRGEVHVGGVQVDYHWWNLLPDGTDIDLTRTQFSSDEKVTGRVVIPRPTGATRLDREYAFLANRVATKIS, from the coding sequence ATGCCTCGCGTCTCCCTCACCCAGCTGACTGCAGCACTTCGCGAGTCTTGGGGCCCGGACACCTGTGCGCCCGAGGACGTCAGCTCCTGGACCGAGGCAAACCCGTCGCGCGGCCAGTGCGCGACCACCGCAATCGTTGTCCATGACTACTTCGGCGGCGACCTCGTTCGCGGCGAGGTGCACGTCGGTGGTGTGCAGGTCGACTACCACTGGTGGAACCTGTTACCCGATGGAACGGATATTGATCTGACCCGTACCCAATTCTCCTCGGATGAAAAGGTGACAGGCCGCGTTGTCATCCCCCGCCCAACAGGGGCGACTCGGCTCGATCGCGAGTACGCCTTCCTCGCGAACCGCGTCGCGACGAAGATTTCGTAG
- a CDS encoding UDP-glucose/GDP-mannose dehydrogenase family protein — MTNVTVFGTGYLGATHAACMAELGHKVLGVDVDPAKLAKLEAGEVPFYEPGLEEVLQRNIAAGRLRFTSSYEEAAEFADVHFLGVGTPQKKGEFAADMIYVDSVIETLAPLLTKPAVVFGKSTVPVGTAARLGQLARELAPAGDDVEIAWNPEFLREGFAVQDTLHPDRLVLGVDRDRPGRAEALAREVYAQLLDENIPFLVTDLATAELVKASANAFLATKISFINAIAEVCEASGADVKILADAIGHDDRIGRKFLNAGIGFGGGCLPKDIRAFMARAGELGADQALTFLREVDSINMRRRTRMVELAREACGSLLGARVGVLGAAFKPDSDDVRDSPALNVAGQIQLQGAAVNVYDPKAMDNSRALFPTLGYSTSALDACQGADVVLVLTEWKEFKALKPADLDGVVRAKTLIDGRNCLDPEEWRAAGWTYRGLGRP; from the coding sequence ATGACGAACGTGACAGTGTTTGGAACCGGGTACCTTGGTGCGACTCACGCTGCCTGTATGGCCGAGTTGGGCCACAAGGTGCTTGGCGTGGACGTCGACCCGGCCAAACTCGCGAAGCTCGAAGCGGGCGAGGTCCCGTTCTACGAGCCTGGGCTCGAAGAGGTTCTTCAGCGGAACATCGCAGCAGGACGTCTCCGGTTCACTTCTTCCTACGAAGAGGCCGCGGAGTTCGCTGACGTCCACTTCCTAGGCGTAGGAACGCCACAGAAAAAGGGCGAATTCGCGGCCGACATGATCTATGTCGACTCCGTCATCGAGACCCTCGCCCCGTTGCTCACCAAGCCGGCCGTCGTCTTCGGCAAGTCAACCGTCCCCGTCGGTACCGCTGCCCGGTTGGGACAGCTTGCTCGCGAGCTCGCGCCTGCGGGTGATGATGTCGAGATCGCCTGGAACCCGGAATTCCTGCGCGAGGGCTTTGCCGTCCAGGACACCCTGCATCCCGACAGACTGGTTCTGGGGGTAGATCGTGACAGGCCAGGTCGTGCGGAAGCGCTCGCCCGTGAGGTTTACGCGCAGCTCCTCGACGAGAACATCCCATTCCTGGTGACCGATCTGGCGACAGCCGAGCTGGTCAAGGCCTCCGCCAACGCATTCCTGGCAACCAAGATATCGTTCATCAACGCCATCGCCGAGGTCTGTGAGGCGTCCGGCGCGGATGTGAAGATCCTGGCCGACGCGATCGGTCATGACGACCGTATCGGGCGCAAGTTCTTGAACGCAGGTATCGGGTTCGGTGGTGGCTGCCTCCCCAAGGACATCCGTGCGTTCATGGCCCGTGCGGGCGAGCTGGGCGCGGACCAGGCGTTGACGTTCCTTCGCGAGGTCGACAGCATTAACATGCGCCGACGAACCCGGATGGTGGAGTTGGCCAGGGAAGCATGCGGCTCGCTGCTCGGTGCTCGCGTCGGCGTCCTGGGTGCCGCGTTCAAGCCAGACTCCGACGATGTCCGTGACTCGCCTGCTCTCAATGTCGCTGGTCAGATCCAGCTTCAGGGCGCTGCCGTGAATGTCTATGACCCGAAGGCCATGGACAACTCGCGGGCCCTCTTTCCGACGCTCGGCTACAGCACGTCGGCGCTCGACGCGTGTCAGGGCGCGGACGTCGTCTTGGTGCTCACCGAGTGGAAAGAGTTCAAGGCGCTGAAGCCTGCGGACCTCGATGGAGTGGTTCGGGCCAAAACCCTGATCGACGGCCGCAACTGCCTCGACCCGGAGGAATGGCGGGCGGCTGGTTGGACCTATCGCGGGTTGGGCCGTCCGTAA